A genomic region of Homalodisca vitripennis isolate AUS2020 chromosome 5, UT_GWSS_2.1, whole genome shotgun sequence contains the following coding sequences:
- the LOC124363371 gene encoding uncharacterized protein LOC124363371: MDFSSSVEEIVALNNFAHIHLIGDFNLPGISWTSSQVVPNHSAIAISEMAELLGLSQVIHLANDRGVILDLVFTSSSSAEVTRDVDPLVAEDIHHPSLSMELDLPVKRNIHSFLRPDLRKCNLQAVFSELQRMNIMSWTMFDDVDASFAGFCKTIGDCVVRNSPLKKHSQPSFPIWFSKKLVHLTLLKNILHKQFKLTFDVTIYRRFAAVRSECKSLTKICFLRYVNHVQEVLPSNPKIFWTYLKACNRSDTAPSVMSFEDTTSSDDVCIANMFADFFSSVFGTSRSSTHTEDSSGIDAISTCLLDYDDVQSALTNLDVSKGPGPDSISLAVVAV; encoded by the exons ATGGATTTTTCTAGCTCAGTGGAAGAGATCGTGGCACTCAACAACTTCGCTCATATCCATCTGATCGGAGATTTCAACCTTCCTGGTATCAGCTGGACTTCATCCCAGGTCGTGCCCAACCATTCCGCAATTGCGATCTCCGAGATGGCCGAGCTGCTTGGTCTGTCGCAGGTAATCCATTTGGCAAACGATAGAGGGGTGATTCTGGATCTCGTCTTTACTTCTTCTAGTTCTGCGGAGGTCACTCGAGATGTTGATCCTCTTGTTGCTGAGGATATTCATCACCCGTCCCTAAGTATGGAGTTGGATCTCCCAGTAAAGAGAAATATACATTCTTTCCTCAGACCTGATTTGAGAAAATGCAACCTTCAAGCAGTTTTCAGCGAACTTCAAAGAATGAACATAATGTCATGGACTATGTTTGACGATGTTGACGCTTCCTTTGCCGGCTTCTGTAAGACTATCGGCGACTGCGTAGTAAGGAATTCTCCTCTGAAGAAACACAGCCAGCCTTCCTTTCCCATATGGTTTTCAAAGAAACTTGTCCACCTTACACTCTTGAAAAATATTCTTCACAAACAATTCAAGCTGACCTTCGATGTAACGATTTACCGTCGATTCGCAGCCGTTAGATCTGAGTGCAAGTCATTGACAAAAATTTGTTTCCTGCGCTATGTCAACCACGTTCAAGAAGTGCTACCATCCAACCCCAAAATATTTTGGACCTATCTTAAGGCCTGCAACAGATCTGATACAGCCCCATCAGTGATGTCCTTTGAAGACACCACATCATCTGATGATGTTTGCATTGCAAATATGTTTGCTGACTTCTTCTCATCGGTTTTCGGCACCAGCCGAAGCTCTACTCATACTGAAGACTCTTCTGGTATTGATGCTATTTCTACATGTCTCCTTGATTATGATGATGTCCAAAGTGCCCTCACAAATCTTGATGTGTCCAAGGGGCCTGGTCCCGATTCTATATCGCTTGCAGTT GTTGCAGTTTAG